From the candidate division WOR-3 bacterium genome, the window CATCCTCGGGAACTATCGGCTACTACTTCTTGCCCTTTTCCTCAAGTTTCTTCTGCAAGTACTCTACCGCCTTGCCCACAGTCACAAGCTGCTGGGAATCCTCGTCCGGAATCTCGATACCGAATTTCTCCTCGAAAGCCATGACCAACTCGACGATGTCGAGCGAATCCGCGCCCAAGTCATCCACGAAATGGGCGGTTTCAGTCACTTTCTCAGGCGTCACGTGCAGTTGTTCGACGATGATGTTCTTGACATCGTCCACTAGTGCCATGTTTCCTCCTTTGGCCCGAACAGGCCGGAAACCATTTTCCGACAGGTGCCAGATACTGGATTCCGCCGGGCCGGGCAAGTCAGGGCCTGCGGCCCAAGACTGAAGTGTATCAGGAGGACGCCGCAAAGTCAAGCCAACTGAG encodes:
- a CDS encoding acyl carrier protein, with product MALVDDVKNIIVEQLHVTPEKVTETAHFVDDLGADSLDIVELVMAFEEKFGIEIPDEDSQQLVTVGKAVEYLQKKLEEKGKK